The following are encoded together in the Mycolicibacterium arabiense genome:
- a CDS encoding DUF7455 domain-containing protein gives MNATLTSPELTRADRCDRCGAAARVRAVLPSGAELLFCQHHANEHEAKLVELAAVIEVSPLES, from the coding sequence ATGAACGCAACTCTGACCAGCCCAGAACTAACTCGGGCTGATCGCTGTGACCGTTGCGGCGCGGCCGCCCGCGTCCGAGCGGTACTGCCGTCGGGTGCTGAGCTGTTGTTCTGCCAGCATCACGCAAACGAACACGAGGCCAAGCTCGTCGAGCTGGCCGCGGTGATCGAGGTAAGCCCGCTCGAATCCTGA
- a CDS encoding peptidoglycan-binding protein — MSTDGLTTEELLAESAIALPDKEVVSILDLNADVDVAIDAASPIDLAAAANLNVAAPIDAAASANVLSEGSGAQATVDQGVMLDQTLAADAFATSNQVSDIGQGGMDTDDDETGTVTDPSTDGTDGTTDPGGVVTEPAIDTSTGGLLDGNLLNVNVNVDLDTDLAAPISGAVAANANVAAPINAGVAANIGSIDSDAIADAQQDAIINQSITGEANATANQDSTISQGDSTGSTGSTAGDSGSSAGSTGDAGSSSSSGDSGA, encoded by the coding sequence ATGAGCACCGACGGACTGACCACCGAAGAACTCCTCGCCGAGAGCGCGATCGCGTTGCCGGACAAGGAAGTCGTCTCCATCCTCGACCTGAACGCCGACGTCGACGTCGCGATCGACGCGGCCTCGCCCATCGATCTGGCCGCCGCGGCCAATCTGAACGTCGCCGCGCCGATCGATGCGGCCGCCAGCGCGAACGTCTTGTCCGAAGGCTCCGGGGCGCAAGCGACCGTGGACCAGGGCGTCATGCTGGACCAGACGCTCGCCGCCGACGCCTTCGCCACGTCCAACCAGGTCAGCGACATCGGACAGGGGGGCATGGACACCGACGACGACGAGACCGGCACGGTCACCGATCCGAGCACCGACGGCACCGACGGAACGACCGACCCGGGCGGCGTGGTGACCGAACCCGCCATCGACACCAGCACCGGCGGGCTCCTCGACGGCAACCTGCTCAACGTCAACGTGAACGTCGACCTCGACACCGACCTGGCGGCCCCGATCAGTGGTGCGGTCGCCGCGAACGCCAACGTCGCCGCGCCCATCAACGCCGGTGTGGCGGCCAACATCGGCTCGATCGACTCCGATGCCATCGCCGATGCGCAGCAGGACGCGATCATCAACCAGAGCATCACCGGTGAGGCCAACGCGACGGCCAACCAGGACTCGACCATCTCGCAGGGCGACTCGACCGGCAGCACGGGCAGCACGGCGGGTGACTCCGGCAGCTCGGCGGGCAGCACCGGCGATGCCGGCTCGAGCAGCAGCTCGGGGGACTCGGGCGCCTGA
- a CDS encoding trypsin-like serine peptidase, producing MWIRSLVCVALAMVAVGCSRQDAAPRPSQPTTQASDAISAAPVAPDRRVGALFLGGETLHTCSGSVLDSAAGDLILTAAHCVADGVDAYFVPGFTGDVQPNDAWHVDEVFLDPRWLADQNPLADFAIGRVSRDGGGSVRDAAGGGYTLGRAPAVGADVAVTGYPMGVGGGPIGCRTTIAAHDETFPSLRCAGLVDGTSGSPWVSGRTVAGITGGLDGGGCHDDVSYSPPFDDAVARLLARAEAGGEADRAPDAFGDDC from the coding sequence GTGTGGATCCGGTCGCTCGTGTGCGTCGCGCTCGCGATGGTCGCGGTCGGCTGCTCCCGCCAGGACGCGGCTCCGCGACCCTCGCAGCCCACGACGCAGGCGTCCGATGCGATCAGCGCGGCACCGGTCGCGCCGGACCGGCGGGTGGGTGCGCTGTTCCTCGGCGGTGAGACGCTGCACACGTGCTCGGGCTCGGTGCTGGACTCGGCGGCAGGCGACCTGATCCTGACCGCCGCACACTGCGTCGCCGACGGTGTCGACGCGTACTTCGTCCCGGGCTTCACTGGCGACGTCCAGCCCAACGACGCCTGGCACGTCGACGAGGTCTTCCTGGATCCGCGGTGGCTGGCAGATCAGAATCCGTTGGCGGACTTCGCGATTGGGCGCGTGAGCCGGGATGGCGGCGGGTCCGTCCGGGACGCCGCCGGCGGTGGCTACACATTAGGCCGGGCACCCGCGGTGGGCGCCGACGTCGCGGTCACCGGCTACCCGATGGGCGTCGGCGGCGGACCGATCGGCTGCCGTACGACGATCGCCGCCCACGACGAGACCTTCCCGTCGCTGCGGTGCGCCGGCCTGGTCGACGGGACCAGCGGGTCGCCGTGGGTGTCGGGTCGGACCGTCGCGGGCATCACCGGGGGATTGGACGGCGGGGGCTGCCACGACGACGTCTCCTACTCACCGCCGTTCGACGACGCCGTTGCCCGGTTGCTCGCCCGTGCAGAGGCCGGAGGCGAGGCCGACAGGGCGCCGGACGCGTTCGGTGACGACTGCTAG
- a CDS encoding DUF4192 domain-containing protein: protein MTTSPDSDFHLNRPGALIAALPAVLGFVPEQSLVLVTLDRGELGCVMRVDLDTALDDHLAHLAEVAARGAPEAAIAVIVDELGAGCRMCNDDHRFLAEVLTDALDGQGIELRDVHVVERIAAGARWHCADGCGRGGSVEDPSSSPVAAAAVLDGRRLYQRRSELQDVIAISDADHTAALEAAIVEAMAARAKRPRDDAATRADVEAAMVAASAAARGERPSDADAARLACALRNPHVRDVLYALAVGSKAAQGESLWSTLARSLPSPWRADALVLLAFSAYARGDGPLAGISLDAAIDCDPTHEMARMLDEALQRGMRPEQIRELGLSGFRVAARIGVSLPPRQPFDRRAG, encoded by the coding sequence ATGACGACCTCACCCGACTCCGACTTCCACCTGAATCGACCTGGGGCGCTGATCGCCGCGCTACCCGCCGTGCTGGGCTTCGTCCCCGAACAATCGCTCGTCCTGGTCACCCTCGACCGCGGCGAGCTGGGCTGCGTGATGCGCGTGGACCTCGACACGGCCCTCGACGACCACTTGGCACACCTGGCCGAGGTGGCTGCGAGGGGAGCGCCCGAGGCGGCCATAGCGGTCATCGTGGACGAGCTGGGTGCGGGCTGCCGCATGTGCAACGACGACCACCGATTCCTCGCCGAGGTACTCACCGACGCCCTGGACGGCCAGGGCATCGAGTTGCGCGACGTCCACGTCGTCGAGCGGATCGCCGCCGGTGCGCGGTGGCATTGCGCCGACGGGTGCGGCCGCGGTGGGTCCGTGGAGGATCCGTCGTCCTCGCCGGTGGCCGCGGCGGCCGTGCTGGACGGCCGCCGGCTCTACCAGCGCCGCTCCGAACTGCAGGACGTGATCGCCATCTCCGACGCGGACCACACCGCGGCGCTCGAGGCCGCGATCGTCGAGGCGATGGCGGCACGCGCCAAACGGCCACGCGACGACGCGGCCACGCGGGCGGACGTCGAAGCGGCGATGGTCGCCGCGTCGGCGGCGGCGCGGGGCGAGCGGCCGTCGGACGCCGATGCCGCACGCCTGGCGTGTGCGCTGCGCAATCCACACGTGCGCGACGTGCTCTACGCGCTGGCGGTGGGATCGAAGGCCGCACAGGGGGAGTCGCTGTGGTCGACGTTGGCGCGCAGCCTGCCGAGCCCGTGGCGCGCCGACGCACTGGTGCTGTTGGCGTTCTCGGCCTACGCCCGTGGCGACGGCCCGCTGGCGGGCATCTCGCTGGATGCGGCGATCGACTGCGATCCGACGCACGAGATGGCCCGGATGCTCGACGAGGCACTGCAGCGGGGGATGCGCCCGGAACAGATCCGCGAACTCGGGCTCAGCGGGTTCCGCGTGGCAGCGCGGATCGGCGTGTCGCTGCCGCCGCGTCAGCCCTTCGACCGACGGGCCGGTTAG
- a CDS encoding metal-dependent transcriptional regulator, with translation MNDLIDTTEMYLRTIYDLEEEGVVPLRARIAERLEQSGPTVSQTVSRMERDGLLHVAGDRHLELTEKGRALAVSVMRKHRLAERLLVDVIGLPWEEVHAEACRWEHVMSEDVERRLVRVLDNPTTSPFGNPIPGLSDLGVTHPNAEDMNLVRLTELPVGFPIAVRVRQLTEHVQGDIGLISRLKDAGVVPNARVTVQVGEHGSVMIVIPGHEQVELPHDMAHAVKVEKV, from the coding sequence ATGAACGATCTCATCGACACCACCGAGATGTATCTGCGGACCATCTACGACCTCGAAGAAGAGGGCGTGGTGCCTCTGCGCGCCCGCATCGCCGAACGCCTCGAGCAGAGCGGCCCGACCGTCAGCCAGACCGTGTCCCGCATGGAGCGCGACGGCCTGCTGCACGTGGCGGGCGACCGTCACCTGGAACTGACCGAGAAGGGCCGCGCGCTGGCCGTCTCCGTGATGCGCAAGCACCGGCTCGCCGAGCGGCTGCTGGTCGACGTCATCGGACTGCCCTGGGAGGAAGTCCACGCCGAGGCCTGTCGCTGGGAACACGTGATGAGCGAGGACGTCGAGCGCCGGCTGGTGCGCGTGCTGGACAACCCCACGACGTCGCCGTTCGGCAACCCGATCCCCGGCCTGTCGGATCTGGGCGTCACGCACCCCAACGCCGAGGACATGAACCTGGTGCGGCTCACCGAACTACCGGTGGGCTTCCCGATCGCCGTGCGCGTCCGTCAGCTGACCGAGCACGTGCAAGGCGACATCGGGCTGATCAGCAGGCTCAAGGATGCCGGCGTCGTGCCGAATGCCCGTGTGACGGTTCAGGTCGGCGAACACGGCAGCGTCATGATCGTCATCCCCGGCCACGAGCAGGTCGAACTCCCCCACGACATGGCCCACGCGGTCAAGGTCGAGAAGGTCTAA
- a CDS encoding DUF3099 domain-containing protein — MKHGEELSFDDDGRPVLITRAAIPYEEQHRERVRKYLKIMSFRIPALLLAAGAYGIWHNGLISLAILVASIPLPWIAVLIANDRPPRTAEEPRRFDNRRKIPLFPTAERPALQGYRAPISQAEPAPPRFDVPD, encoded by the coding sequence ATGAAACACGGCGAAGAGCTGAGTTTCGACGACGATGGTCGGCCGGTTCTCATCACTCGTGCGGCAATTCCCTACGAGGAGCAGCACCGTGAGCGGGTGCGGAAGTACCTCAAGATCATGTCCTTCCGCATCCCGGCGCTGCTGCTCGCTGCTGGTGCCTACGGCATCTGGCACAACGGACTCATCTCGCTGGCGATCCTCGTCGCCTCGATTCCGCTGCCCTGGATCGCCGTGCTGATCGCCAACGACCGTCCTCCGCGCACGGCCGAGGAACCACGTCGATTCGACAACCGGCGCAAGATTCCGCTCTTCCCCACCGCGGAACGGCCGGCCCTACAGGGTTATCGCGCACCGATCTCCCAAGCCGAACCGGCACCGCCGCGGTTCGACGTTCCCGACTGA
- a CDS encoding YihY/virulence factor BrkB family protein codes for MTDQPSRVKPSKHHLWRVFKRTLSKSWDDSIFAESAQAAFWCALSLPPLLLGMLGSLVYIAPLFGPNTLLTIENQLIATAGNLFSDNVVSEIIEPTISDIVAGARGEVVSLGFVISLWAGSSAVSAFVDSVVEAHDQTPLRHPVRQRFYALGLYIIMLVGIIAMAPFVALGPLKIAEYIPQSWDSVLRYGYFPVLFLGLVIAMTLLYRVSLPRPLPTQRLVWGSLLAAAVFLVATLGLRIYLTWITGTGYTYGALATPIAFLLFAFFLGFSIMIGAELNAAIQEEWPAPETHARRLRGWLEQKTEARSGGAQKVSDVGSHAGEAKTTAAPDAPAATS; via the coding sequence ATGACTGACCAGCCTTCCCGCGTGAAGCCGTCCAAGCATCATCTTTGGCGGGTCTTCAAGCGCACTCTGTCGAAGAGTTGGGACGACTCGATATTCGCCGAGTCGGCACAAGCCGCGTTCTGGTGTGCTCTGTCGCTTCCCCCTCTGCTGCTCGGGATGCTGGGCAGCTTGGTCTACATCGCCCCGCTGTTCGGGCCCAACACCTTGCTCACCATCGAGAACCAGTTGATCGCCACGGCGGGCAACCTGTTCTCGGACAACGTGGTCAGCGAGATCATCGAGCCGACGATCTCCGACATCGTGGCGGGCGCCCGCGGTGAGGTCGTGTCCCTGGGGTTCGTGATCTCGCTGTGGGCCGGATCGTCGGCGGTCTCGGCGTTCGTCGACTCGGTCGTGGAGGCACACGATCAGACGCCGCTGAGACACCCTGTGCGACAACGTTTTTACGCGTTGGGGCTCTACATCATCATGCTCGTCGGCATCATCGCGATGGCGCCGTTTGTCGCGCTCGGACCACTCAAGATCGCCGAATACATCCCGCAGAGTTGGGACAGCGTCCTGCGCTACGGCTACTTCCCGGTGCTGTTCCTCGGGCTCGTCATCGCCATGACGCTGCTCTACCGGGTGTCACTGCCCCGGCCGCTCCCGACGCAACGCCTCGTCTGGGGTTCACTGCTGGCCGCCGCGGTGTTCCTGGTGGCGACCCTGGGACTGCGGATCTACCTGACCTGGATCACCGGTACGGGCTACACCTACGGGGCACTCGCGACGCCGATCGCCTTCCTGCTCTTCGCATTCTTCCTCGGCTTCTCCATCATGATCGGCGCCGAACTGAACGCTGCGATCCAGGAGGAGTGGCCGGCCCCCGAGACCCACGCGCGCCGCTTGCGGGGCTGGCTTGAGCAGAAGACCGAAGCGAGGTCGGGTGGCGCGCAGAAGGTCTCGGACGTCGGCTCACACGCCGGGGAAGCGAAGACCACCGCGGCCCCCGACGCGCCTGCCGCTACTTCTTGA
- a CDS encoding DUF952 domain-containing protein: MITTSALLVHLCTTEEWDEALAAGERRPPSLSEAGFVHLSAPGQVHLPANRLYAGRCDMLLLWCDPDALGAEILWEPGVPGDPEAMRFPHLYGPLPAAAVTEVTSYAPGDDGRFPPIAQSST; the protein is encoded by the coding sequence ATGATCACGACTTCGGCATTGCTGGTGCACCTGTGCACGACCGAGGAGTGGGACGAGGCGCTCGCCGCGGGCGAGCGTCGTCCGCCGTCGTTGAGCGAGGCCGGTTTCGTCCACCTCTCGGCGCCCGGCCAGGTGCACCTGCCCGCCAATCGGCTGTACGCCGGGCGCTGTGACATGCTGCTTCTCTGGTGTGACCCGGACGCGTTGGGTGCCGAGATCCTATGGGAGCCGGGCGTGCCCGGCGATCCCGAGGCCATGCGCTTCCCGCACCTCTACGGTCCGTTGCCCGCCGCCGCTGTGACGGAAGTCACCTCTTACGCACCGGGCGACGACGGTCGTTTCCCGCCGATCGCTCAGTCATCGACGTAG
- a CDS encoding sigma-70 family RNA polymerase sigma factor has product MVATASRIDSDLDSQSPAADLVRVYLNGIGKTALLTAADEVELAKRIEAGLYAQHLLATKKRLGDARKRDLAAVARDGEAARRHLLEANLRLVVSLAKRYTGRGMPLLDLIQEGNLGLIRAMEKFDYAKGFKFSTYATWWIRQAITRGMADQSRTIRLPVHLVEQVNKLARIKREMHQNLGREATDEELAEESGIPAEKIADLLEHSRDPVSLDMPVGSDEEAPLGDFIEDAEAMSAENAVISELLHTDIRHVLATLDEREQQVIRLRFGLDDGQPRTLDQIGKLFGLSRERVRQIEREVMAKLRHGDRAERLRSYAS; this is encoded by the coding sequence ATGGTTGCCACCGCAAGCCGTATAGATTCCGATTTGGACAGCCAGAGCCCAGCCGCCGACTTGGTGCGCGTGTATCTGAACGGCATCGGCAAGACCGCCCTCCTGACGGCTGCCGACGAAGTCGAGTTGGCCAAGCGCATCGAGGCGGGTCTGTACGCGCAACACCTGCTGGCTACCAAGAAGCGGCTCGGCGACGCACGCAAGCGCGACCTGGCGGCAGTGGCCCGCGACGGTGAGGCCGCCCGCAGGCACCTACTGGAGGCCAACCTCCGACTGGTCGTCTCGCTGGCGAAGCGCTACACCGGTCGCGGCATGCCGCTGCTCGACCTGATCCAAGAGGGCAACCTCGGCCTGATCCGCGCGATGGAGAAGTTCGACTACGCCAAGGGTTTCAAGTTCTCGACGTACGCGACGTGGTGGATCCGCCAGGCGATCACGCGTGGCATGGCCGACCAGAGCCGCACCATCCGGCTTCCCGTCCACCTCGTCGAGCAGGTCAACAAGCTGGCGCGCATCAAGCGCGAGATGCACCAGAACCTCGGCCGTGAGGCCACCGACGAGGAACTGGCCGAGGAGTCGGGCATCCCGGCCGAGAAGATCGCCGATCTGCTCGAGCACAGCCGCGACCCGGTGAGCCTGGACATGCCGGTCGGCAGCGACGAGGAGGCACCGCTGGGTGACTTCATCGAGGACGCGGAGGCCATGTCGGCCGAGAACGCCGTGATCTCCGAGCTGCTGCACACCGACATCCGCCACGTGCTGGCCACTCTCGACGAGCGCGAGCAGCAGGTGATCCGGCTGCGCTTCGGGCTCGACGACGGACAGCCCCGCACACTGGACCAGATCGGCAAGCTGTTCGGGCTGTCCCGCGAGCGGGTCCGTCAGATCGAGCGCGAGGTCATGGCGAAGCTGCGCCACGGCGATCGCGCCGAGCGACTCCGCTCCTACGCCAGCTGA
- a CDS encoding zinc metalloprotease: MTVSTHGSESVDAGPRRADGVELIGEMAGSGYRVPPSLARRADGQTVQLTPLLYAILRESDGHHSSADIAAAVSESTGRTVSADNVDHLVDKQLRPLGLLVRADGGQPVLKKRNPLLGLRFRYAVTDPDRTRRLTDPFRVLFRPRVVVPMLAAFAVVCWWVFLEKGLASAAYDAFERPGLLILVFAVTIASAGFHEFGHAAAARYGGSTPGVMGVGLYLVWPAFYTDVTDSYRLGRAGRVRTDLGGLYFNAIVAVGITALWWWLRYDALLLVVATQILQMLRQLAPMVRFDGYHVLADLTGVPDLYSRIKPTLLGALPWRWGDPGARLLKPWARILVTCWVIVVIPLLLSALAAAVIALPRLIGTAWASLGRQQDVLGTAWAEGDMVQATARVLAMVAIVIPVAGVLYMLIRFVRQSSSAAWTSTEGKPVRRILVAALGVAVVGAVGYAWLPREDNYRPISPDERGTIGDIVYALDSDRIAEPVTGDVAPRAVSAPTLFKGKQGVLQAVWDTNTPRPVKRAPELAVILVPKAPAAPGGGGGGYAATAATPGADQGWVFPVDKPLAPGPGDTQALAVNTTDGTTEYEAAFAMVWTTDETDVTNVNEAQAYASCSSCSAVAVAFQVVFVIDEDEAGDNVVAPQNLAGALNYDCVNCLTYALARQLFVTLDEPLSEEAMAELDALWTEIAAYGEAIEAGEVPPEEIEAQLDAYETRIKAIVEADQPGTFPTSTATADATTSAPSSTAPSSTAASVAPTAPSAPADVPVEGSTVAEPSASTEPTADPTATNEVTAPTGTAPTGTATDGSTTTGSTTDGGTTGGSTTDGSTTGGTDSAGTGSTDGSGSSP; this comes from the coding sequence ATGACGGTGTCCACGCATGGATCGGAATCGGTCGACGCCGGTCCGAGGCGCGCCGACGGGGTCGAGCTGATCGGAGAGATGGCGGGATCCGGTTACCGGGTTCCGCCGTCTCTAGCTCGTCGAGCGGACGGGCAGACGGTCCAACTCACGCCGCTGCTCTACGCCATCCTTCGGGAGAGCGACGGGCACCACAGCTCCGCCGACATCGCCGCTGCGGTGTCGGAGTCGACCGGCCGAACGGTCAGTGCCGACAACGTCGACCACCTGGTCGACAAGCAGCTGCGGCCGCTGGGTCTGCTGGTGCGGGCAGACGGCGGACAGCCCGTACTGAAGAAGCGCAATCCGTTGCTAGGACTGCGCTTTCGCTACGCGGTGACCGATCCGGACCGCACCCGCCGCCTCACCGACCCGTTCCGCGTCCTGTTCCGGCCACGGGTTGTCGTACCGATGCTGGCTGCGTTCGCCGTCGTGTGCTGGTGGGTCTTCCTCGAGAAGGGCCTGGCGTCGGCGGCCTATGACGCCTTCGAGCGTCCGGGGCTGCTGATCCTGGTCTTCGCCGTCACCATCGCGTCCGCGGGCTTCCACGAGTTCGGGCACGCCGCGGCAGCGCGGTACGGCGGCTCCACGCCCGGGGTCATGGGCGTCGGCCTCTACCTGGTGTGGCCGGCGTTCTACACCGACGTCACCGACTCCTATCGCCTCGGCCGGGCCGGTCGGGTGCGCACCGACCTCGGCGGGCTCTACTTCAACGCGATAGTCGCCGTTGGCATCACCGCACTGTGGTGGTGGCTGCGCTACGACGCCCTGCTGCTCGTCGTCGCGACTCAGATCCTGCAGATGCTGCGCCAACTGGCGCCCATGGTGCGTTTCGACGGCTACCACGTGCTCGCCGACCTCACGGGCGTGCCCGACCTGTACTCGCGCATCAAGCCGACACTCCTCGGCGCGCTGCCGTGGCGGTGGGGTGACCCCGGTGCCCGCCTGCTCAAGCCCTGGGCCCGGATTCTGGTCACCTGCTGGGTGATCGTGGTGATCCCGCTCCTCCTCAGCGCGCTCGCCGCGGCCGTCATCGCGCTTCCACGTCTGATCGGCACCGCGTGGGCGAGCCTGGGCAGACAGCAGGACGTGCTCGGTACGGCGTGGGCCGAGGGCGACATGGTCCAGGCCACCGCACGGGTGCTGGCGATGGTGGCCATCGTCATCCCCGTCGCCGGTGTGCTCTACATGCTGATCCGGTTCGTCCGGCAGTCGAGTTCCGCGGCGTGGACGAGTACCGAGGGCAAGCCGGTGAGGCGAATCCTGGTCGCAGCATTGGGCGTCGCCGTCGTCGGCGCGGTGGGCTACGCCTGGCTGCCGCGGGAGGACAACTACCGGCCGATCAGCCCGGACGAGCGGGGCACGATCGGCGACATCGTCTACGCGTTGGACAGCGATCGGATCGCCGAACCGGTCACCGGGGACGTCGCACCCCGCGCGGTGTCGGCTCCCACCCTCTTCAAGGGCAAGCAGGGTGTCCTGCAGGCGGTTTGGGACACAAATACCCCGCGCCCGGTCAAGCGGGCACCCGAACTCGCCGTCATCCTCGTACCGAAGGCGCCCGCGGCGCCCGGCGGCGGCGGCGGTGGATACGCCGCCACCGCGGCGACCCCCGGCGCAGACCAGGGCTGGGTCTTCCCGGTCGACAAGCCACTGGCCCCCGGCCCGGGTGACACGCAGGCGCTGGCGGTCAACACCACCGACGGCACCACGGAGTACGAGGCCGCGTTCGCCATGGTGTGGACCACCGACGAGACCGATGTCACGAACGTCAACGAAGCCCAGGCCTACGCGTCGTGTTCGTCGTGTTCGGCCGTGGCCGTCGCGTTCCAGGTCGTCTTCGTCATCGACGAGGACGAGGCGGGCGACAACGTAGTAGCGCCGCAGAACCTCGCCGGCGCGCTGAACTACGACTGCGTGAACTGTCTGACCTACGCGCTGGCCCGGCAGTTGTTCGTCACGCTCGACGAGCCGCTGTCGGAGGAGGCGATGGCCGAACTCGACGCCCTGTGGACGGAGATCGCCGCCTACGGCGAGGCCATCGAAGCGGGCGAGGTGCCGCCGGAGGAGATCGAAGCCCAGCTCGATGCCTACGAGACCAGGATCAAGGCCATCGTGGAGGCGGATCAGCCGGGAACGTTCCCCACCTCGACGGCGACCGCGGACGCGACCACCAGTGCGCCCAGCAGCACCGCACCGTCGTCGACGGCGGCATCGGTCGCACCGACGGCGCCGAGCGCACCTGCGGACGTTCCCGTCGAGGGGTCGACGGTCGCGGAGCCCAGCGCGTCGACCGAACCGACGGCCGATCCGACCGCGACGAACGAGGTCACCGCGCCGACGGGGACTGCGCCCACCGGCACGGCCACCGACGGTTCGACGACCACGGGGTCGACCACCGACGGCGGCACGACCGGTGGCTCCACCACGGACGGCTCCACCACCGGCGGCACGGATTCGGCGGGAACCGGTTCCACGGACGGCTCGGGTTCGTCGCCGTAG
- the sthA gene encoding Si-specific NAD(P)(+) transhydrogenase, which translates to MGSTQEYDLVVIGSGPGGQKAAIAAAKLGKSVAIIERGRMLGGVCVNTGTIPSKTLREAVVYLTGMSQRELYGASYRVKEKITPADLLARTQHVIGKEIDVVRSQLMRNRIDLYEGHARFIDEHSLVVEDPSRAERITLAGRNIVIATGTRPLRPAGVDFDTERVLDSDGILDLETIPSSMVVVGAGVIGIEYASMFAALGTKVTVVEKRATMLDFCDPEIVEALRFHLRDLAVTFRFGEEVTAVDVGTGGTVTTLASGKQIPADTVMYSAGRQGQTDHLDLPAAGLEADARGRIFVDDDYQTKVDHIYAVGDVIGFPALAATSMDQGRLAAYHAFGEPCKGMTELQPIGIYSIPEVSYVGATEVDLTKESVPYEVGVSRYRELARGQIAGDSYGMLKLLVSTDDLRLLGVHIFGTNATEMVHIGQAVMGCGGTVEYLVDAVFNYPTFSEAYKVAALDVMNKLRALSQFRR; encoded by the coding sequence ATGGGTTCCACGCAGGAGTACGACCTCGTCGTCATCGGGTCCGGCCCGGGCGGACAGAAGGCCGCCATCGCCGCGGCCAAGCTCGGCAAGTCGGTCGCCATCATCGAACGCGGCCGCATGCTCGGCGGGGTCTGCGTCAACACCGGCACCATCCCGTCGAAGACCCTGCGCGAGGCCGTCGTCTATCTGACCGGGATGAGCCAGCGTGAGCTGTACGGGGCGAGCTACCGGGTCAAGGAGAAGATCACCCCCGCCGACCTGCTGGCCCGCACCCAGCACGTGATCGGCAAGGAGATCGACGTCGTCCGATCGCAGCTGATGCGCAACCGCATCGACCTCTACGAGGGTCACGCCCGCTTCATCGACGAGCACTCCCTGGTGGTGGAGGATCCGTCCCGCGCGGAGCGAATCACCTTGGCGGGCCGCAACATCGTGATCGCCACCGGCACAAGGCCGCTCCGGCCGGCGGGCGTCGACTTCGACACCGAACGCGTCCTCGACAGCGACGGGATCCTGGACCTCGAGACCATCCCGTCGTCGATGGTCGTCGTCGGCGCCGGCGTGATCGGCATCGAGTACGCGTCGATGTTCGCCGCGCTCGGCACCAAGGTGACCGTGGTCGAGAAGCGCGCCACGATGCTCGACTTCTGCGACCCGGAGATCGTCGAAGCGCTGCGGTTCCACCTGCGCGACCTCGCGGTCACGTTCCGGTTCGGCGAGGAAGTCACCGCGGTCGACGTCGGCACGGGCGGCACCGTCACCACGCTGGCGAGCGGCAAGCAGATCCCGGCTGACACCGTGATGTACTCCGCTGGGCGACAGGGTCAGACCGACCACCTCGACCTCCCCGCGGCGGGGCTCGAGGCCGACGCACGCGGCCGGATCTTCGTCGACGACGACTACCAGACGAAGGTCGACCACATCTACGCCGTCGGCGACGTCATTGGGTTCCCCGCGCTGGCCGCCACGTCGATGGACCAGGGCAGGCTGGCGGCGTACCACGCGTTCGGCGAGCCCTGCAAGGGCATGACCGAACTGCAACCCATCGGCATCTACTCGATCCCCGAGGTGTCCTACGTCGGCGCCACGGAGGTCGACCTCACCAAGGAGTCGGTGCCCTACGAGGTGGGCGTGTCCCGCTACCGCGAGCTTGCCCGCGGGCAGATCGCAGGTGACTCCTACGGCATGCTCAAGCTGCTGGTCTCCACCGATGACCTCCGCCTGCTCGGCGTCCACATCTTCGGTACCAACGCCACCGAGATGGTGCACATCGGCCAGGCGGTCATGGGCTGCGGCGGCACAGTCGAGTACCTGGTCGACGCGGTGTTCAACTACCCCACGTTCTCCGAGGCCTACAAGGTCGCCGCGCTCGACGTGATGAACAAGCTGCGCGCGCTCAGCCAGTTCCGCCGCTAG
- a CDS encoding DUF3039 domain-containing protein encodes MQTETIERTDTDERVDDGTDDDTPKVFHYVKKNKIAESAVMGTHVVALCGEVFPVTKSAKPGSPVCPDCKRVYESLKK; translated from the coding sequence ATGCAGACCGAGACCATCGAACGCACTGACACCGACGAACGGGTCGACGACGGTACCGACGACGACACCCCCAAGGTCTTCCACTACGTGAAGAAGAACAAGATCGCCGAGAGCGCGGTGATGGGAACGCACGTCGTCGCACTGTGCGGCGAGGTGTTCCCGGTGACGAAGTCCGCCAAGCCCGGTTCTCCGGTCTGCCCGGACTGCAAGCGGGTGTACGAGTCGCTCAAGAAGTAG